The stretch of DNA CGTTCTCGTCGGAGAAGTAGCGCACGACCTCCACCACCGCGTCGGTCTCTCGGATGTTCGCGAGGAACTGGTTGCCGAGTCCCTCGCCCTCACTCGCGCCGCGCACGAGCCCCGCGATGTCGACGAACTCGACGACCGCCGGGACCACCCGCTCGGGGTGGACGAGCTCGGCGAGACGGTCGAGGCGCGGATCGGGCACGGGCACGACGCCGACGTTCGGCTCGATCGTGCAGAACGGGTAGTTCGACGCGCCGACGCTCTTGCGAGTGAGCGCGGTGAACAGCGTCGACTTGCCGACGTTGGGTAGCCCGACTATGCCGATGGAGAGTGACAAAGGCGCTCCTCGCCTCTCGCACGTGATGGACTCTGGTACTGTACTCGATGGTCGCGCGACCCGCCACAGAGGAGTATGCCCGTGCGCATCGCGATGCTCTGCGACATGTACAAACCGCACCAGAGCGGCGTCACGAACCACATCGACCTCAACAAGGGGTCCATGGAGGCCGCCGGGCACGAGGTCTTCGTCCTCACCTTCGGCGACCTCGACCATCGCGACGAGGAGCGCAACGTCCTGCGCTCGCCTGGGGTCCCGTGGGGGCGCACCGGCTACAGGTTCGGCCTCGGATACTCCCGTGCCGCCCGCCAGGTCCTGCGCACCGCGGACGTCGCGCATGTGCACCACCCGTTCATGAGCGGCCGCTTCGCGCTGCGCGAATGCGTGCCGCGCTCGATACCGATCGTCTTCACGAACCACACACGCTACGACCTGTATTCGGACGCCTATGCGGCATTCGTGCCAAAGGCGATCCGCCGCGCGTACGTGCTTGGCTACCTGCGGCGTTTCTGCTCCCGGATCGACCTCACTATCGCGCCGTCACCCGGCATCGCAGCCTGGCTCCGAGAGTCCGGCGTCACGGGACGGGTCGAGGTCGTGCCGAACAGCGTCGACACCCGCCCGTTTTGCGAAGCGGACCGCGCGGCGGCGCGAGCCGGGCTCGGCATCGGCGACGATGAGACGGTGGTGTGCTATCACGGCCGCCTCGGACCGGAGAAGGACATCACCACCCTCCTGGGCTGCTTCGGTGCCGCGTCGAAGCGAGTGGACGGCCTCACTCTCCTGCTCGTCGGAGACGGGCCGGAGCGGACGCGCCTGGAGGCGTACGCGCGCGGCACCGGGCTCGCAGGGAAGGTGCGCTTCACCGGAGCGATACCGTACCCGAAGATGCCGGGGGTGCTCGCCGCGGCCGACTTCGCCGCGACGGCATCGGTCACCGAGGTCCACCCGCTCACGGTCATCGAGGCGATGGCGACCGGCCTTCCAGTCGTAGGCGTCGTCTCGCCCGGCGTGAGCGACACCGTCGAGGACGGCACGACCGGCCTGCTCGTCGCGCCTGGAGACCCGGTCGCGCTCGCCGGGGCGATAGAGCGCCTCGCGAGCGACGCGGGGCTGCGGGCGGCGATGGGTGGGCGTGCGCGCGAGGCTGCGGCCGCGTACGACGTCGCCCGTACGAGCGCCGTCGTGCTCGAGCGCTACGCGGAACTCGTGCGTGCGAAGCGGCGGTAGGATACGGGGAGGACGGGCTAGAGTCGTCTTTTACGCTTTCGAAGGGCTCGTTGCGGCCATTCATCGCCGTAAACGAAGCGCTGGTTAGTTGGCGGACTCGTCTGCGAAGTACTTAGCCATCATGTCCTCCGCAATTGTCCGCAGCTGGTCCGCAGCTGGTCCGCAGCTGGTCCGCACCCTGTCCGCACCCTGTCCGCACCCTGTCCGCAGCTGGTCCGCAGTCGTCATCGTCATCGTCAGAACAGACTCCGCTGACTTGAGTCGGGCGGCTGGTAATCGGCATTGATTTCGTAGAATGCACTGGGATCGCTAACCGACTTCCCGTGCCTTACAAGCATGCCCTTCTCGACGAGCGCTGCAAGCGCTCTCTGGATGTGTCGGCGATCCATGTCGACCGCATCCACGACATCACTCGCCTTTGCACGCCCGCTCTGATAGACGACTTCGAGCACGGTGATTTGTATTGACGCGAGCTCGTCGAGTACGTGCTCCGAGTATCGCTCGCGCAAGTCCGCAACTGCTTTCTGGCCCGCTACGGTGTAACAAGCAGCGCCTCTGGTTCCATGCTGCGTGAGCAAGCCGCGCCGGACCAATGCCTGCAACTGGCGTGTCGCCTCAGGCCCATCAACGAAGTTGAGTGACTGAACGTCAGAGTTGACCACACGTCCGTCGCGAGCCGCCGTGACAAGAATGCGCTGCTGATCTTCGGGAAGGCCGTGCGCCCCCAGGCCCTCTAACCAGGCGTGCGCCTCCTCATCCAGAAACGCGTGGAGCCTCAACGTCACCGTGAACGATGTGGCAGCGTCCTTGAACTCCGGACGGGGAAGATGCGCCTCGTCCATGGCACGTATCATGTTGTCGATACCGATGCCGTGACGCTCAACGTACCCCAAGGCCCTCAGCACGTCTGCAGTTCTCGGATTGCGTGCATAGGATTCCGTGACGATGTTCTCGAGCGTTATCGGATAGGGCAACCCTCCTGGGCTTTGGATCTCGATGCGATCAGCGAATAGCCGGACATGGACGGTGCCGCCTGCCAGCGCGTAGTCGCGGTGGCACAGTGCGTTGACAATGGCTTCTCTGAGGGCGAAGCGGGGCACCGCGGGCAGCTTTTTCACCCTGAAGCCATCCGCGAGCACTGCCATGCTGAGCCTGTCCGTCAAGAGCCGCTCAGTTCTGTCGATGATCGCCGGGATTGTCCCTTCGACCTCTTCCGAGTGGATATAGACACCGCCGGCACCCGGCTGGGCGATCGACTTCCCCGGGAACTGCACGAAGAGCACTTTGCTCTGAGGGACCAACGCCTGCGGGTCTCGCGCGAAAAAGACAGCGCCGAGTACCGTCAGCGCGTCAGACCCAGGACCACGGACGATTGCGCCAAGCCCGCGAAGCACCTCCTCATCGGAGGCATGCGACACTAGCGAGTCCGGGTTGCGCTCCAAGACGGATTCCTTGTACATCCCCACGGCAGCTTCATCGACATCCGCCAGCGCCGTGCCCGAAACTTCGCGAAGCTCGTACTCGATTTCGGTCTTCGCGGCAACATGCGACGGCTCTTGGTCGAGGTAGATCGCCTCGCGCTCGCCACCTCGTCTTCGCGCAAGTGAGCCGTTGATGTGCTGGTGAAGCGTCGGAGAATCCGGCACCTCCATGAGAATCGCGTATGCTCCGGACTCTGGGTCGGGCACGACCTCGACTCGCACCAAGTCGAGTGGAGGTCGCATGCATTCCCGAGCAGCTCGGCTGATGCTGTCCAGTTCTGCTTGGCCGACGGACTTGATCTTGCCGCTGAACCTCGGCGGTCGGTCGTGAGTCATGCCAAAGACCACAAACCCACCCTGAGCGTTCGCGAACTGCATGAAGTAGTCAGCCAGCTCGCTCGGCTTGACGATGTTCTCCTTGAGCTCAAGGGTTTGGGTCTCGTGGCCCTCAACGAGGCGTTCCAGCTGCTCCGCATTCATCCTCGGACGTCCTTCAGCTTCTCATCCATAGAGCAAAAGCCCCTCCTCGAGCACCTGGCACTCAATCGAGGCGTGCACCTTCGAGTACCTCTCGAACTCGGCGTGTGTCTTCACGAGGATGTCGGTCGGGAACTCGAGCCCCGATAGGGCCCGGTGTGCGCGCTGCGCCCGACGGATCGGCGTGTCATCGCTCTCGGCGACGATCACCGCGAAGTCGTAGTCGCTGTCCTCCGTCGCCCGCCCCCACGCGCGCGAGCCGAAGAGGTACACCTTCTCGGGGTGGAACTCGGCCACCAACCGCTTCGTGGCCTCACCCAACCGCCGTTCTTCCACCGCGACCGGACCCATGCGGCTTCCCTCCGGGATCAAGAATCGGTGCTCCGAACGCTCATGCGTTCGCCTGAAGTATATCCTCCGCACACGACGGCCGCATTCGTGCGGGCGGCTCATGACAGGGTTGCTCCAGTGCCGTCGAAATGTCAGATGGCGGCGCTACAATTGCCCCGACTGAGCGGAGGCAGCGGTGAAGCCGAGGTCAAACCAACCGAAGAAGCATCACTACGTTCCCTGTGTCCTGCTGTCTCGCTTCGGTGACGGCGAGGGGCGCAACACCCTCATATGGGTTTGGGACAAGCAGACGGGCAAAGTCCGCCGCACGAGCGTCAACGACGCCGCACACGAGAAGCACCTCTACCGCGTCCCCAGGGAAGACTGTGCACTCATCGCCGATCTACCCGGCATGCGCTCGCTGCCAGAGGAGTACCAGGGCGAACTCGGCTGGGAGCACATGTTCGCGGACATCGAGGGGATTTTCGGCACCCTGCTCGATAGCATGTCCGAAAACCTTCGCATACCCGAGAGAGGCTCCGACGACTGGCGGTTCCTGCTGCACACCTTCTTTCTCTTGTCGGCGCGAACGCCCGCGAAGATGGAGGAAGCGCGAGTGGTGGGGGAACTCACGCTGAACATGTTCGCTCAACTTGAGGTCAACCGCTCTGACGACCCCGAGCGAGAGGCGCCCCGCTACGAAATGCCGTTCCGCGAGAACAGTCATATCCTGCTGGCGCACACCTTGCTGTCCATGGAGCCGGTGGTCGCCCTGCTTGCCGAACGCAACTGGTCGCTGCGTGTAGTGAACGACCCCGCCAACTTCATCCTCACCGACTATCCCGTGTCTTATTCGTTCGCACGACCATCCCGCAACGAGTTCGATAGTGCCGCCCCTGCGACGAAGAATACACTCGCCACTCTCCCTTTGAGCCGAAACATGTTGTTGGTCGGCGAGTTCGAGGTGCCAAGCGGGATGCGCATGGGCGATGCCAGATGGGTGGGATACCAGAACAACCTGGCATTCACCCTCGCCGAGCGGTTTTTGTTCACCCGCGAGGACAGGTTCGACTGCCTGACCGACTTCGAGCGTCTTCCCGCTTATGCCAGCATCTATGGCTCGGAAGAACGGCTGGTCACCATCACGCCCGAACTGTTTCGTTCGATGCACGAGAAAGGCGCACTCGAAAAGCCCGTGCGCATGACCGTCAACGGGCAACTGCCACAGGACTACCGCCTTTCGTAGTTCGCCCGCCCATGGCAGCAGGTAGGAATACCTTCCCAGTGACCTACTCTGTCCTGAGCACTCCCTCCGCTCGCGGTCGCGCGTGCGAGAGTGAGAACGACCGGAGGGCCGCCCCTCGCGGGACGGCCCTCGGTTCGATGCGTTTCTCGGTGCGAAAACGCGGCCTAGTACATCCCGCCGCCCATGCCGCCGCCCATCGCGGCCGCGGCGGCGCCGCTGTCCTTCTCCTTGACGTCCGAGACCGTGGTCTCGGTGATCAGGATGAGCGCGGCGATCGAAGCCGCGTTCTGCAGCGCCGAGCGGGTGACCTTGACCGGGTCGATGACGCCCATCTTCACTAGGTCGCCGTACTCGCCGGTAGCGGCGTTGAGACCGTGGCCCTTCTTGAGGGTCTTTACCTTCTCGGCCACCACGGAGCCCTCGAATCCTGCGTTCGACGCGATCATCTTCAGCGGCTCGTCGAGCGCCTTGCGGATGATCCGCACGCCGATGGCCTCGTCCTCGTCGACCTTCAGGGCGTCGAGCACCTTCGCCGCGTCGGTCAGAGCCACGCCGCCGCCGGGCACGATGCCCTCCTCGACCGCCGCGCGGGTCGCCTGGAGGGCGTCCTCGATGCGGTGCTTCTTCTCCTTGAGCTCGACCTCGGTGGCCGCGCCGACCTTGATGACGGCGACACCGCCGGAGAGCTTCGCGAGCCTCTCCTGCAGCTTCTCCTTGTCGAAGTCGCTGTCGGAGTTCTCGATCTCGACCTTGATCTGGTTGATCCGGCCCTTGATGTCCGCTTCCTTGCCGGCGCCGTCGATGATCGTCGTGTTCTCCTTGGTGATCTTGACGGTCTTCGCGCGGCCGAGCACCTCGAGCGTCACGCTCTCGAGCTTCGTGCCGAGCTCCTCGCTCACTACCTGGCCGCCGGTGACGATGGCGATGTCCTCGAGCATCCGCTTACGGCGGTCGCCGAAGCCCGGCGCCTTGACGGCGACGCACGTGAACGTGCCGCGCAGCTTGTTGAGGATCAGCGTCGGCAGGGCCTCGCCCTCGACGTCCTCGGCGATGATGAGAAGCTGCTTGCCGGCCTGCATGACCTTCTCGAGCACGGGGAGCAGGTCCTGCAGGTTGGAGATCTTCTGGTTCGCGATGAGGATGAGCGGATCGCTGAGCACGGCCTCCATGCGGTCGGGGTCCGTGATCATGTAAGGCGAGATGTAGCCCTTGTCGAACTGCATGCCCTCGACGGTCTCGATGTCGATGCCGAAGGTCTGGCTCTCCTCGACGGTGATGACACCGTCCTTGCCCACGACCTCCATCGCCTCGGCGATCTTGGCGCCGATCGTCTCGTCGGCGGCTGAGATCGAACCGACCTGCGCGATCTCGTCCTTGTCCTCGATGTCCTTCGCGTTGCCCTTGATCTCGGCGACGACGGCCTCGACGGCCTTCTCGATGCCGCGCTTGATGGCGAGCGGGTTCGCGCCCGCCGCGACGTTGCGCAAGCCCTCGTGGACGATGACCTGGGCCAGCAGCGTCGCGGTGGTGGTGCCGTCACCGGCGACGTCGTTCGTCTTCGTAGCGACTTCCTTGATGAGCATGGCGCCCATGTTCTCGAGCGGGTCGTCGAGCTCGATCTCCTTGGCGATGGTCACGCCGTCGTTGGTGATCGTCGGCGCGCCGAACTTCTTCTCGAGGACCACGTAGCGCCCGCGGGGGCCCAGGGTGACCTTCACCGCGTCGGCGAGCTTGTTGACGCCCGCTTCGAGGCCGCGTCGAGCCTCCTCGTCGAACCTGATGTCCTTGGCCATAGTGAGTGTTCTCCTTCCGGATGCGTGAGAGAGAGGCGTCGAGGGCTTCGCTAGCCCTTGACGATCGCGTACACGTCGTCGGCGCGAAGGATCAGGTAGTCCTCGCCGTCGATCTTGATCTCGGTCCCGCCGTACTTGCTGTAGATGACCACGTCGCCGACCTTGACGTCCACGGCGATGCGCTTCTTGCCGTCCTCGTCCCACTTGCCCTCTCCTACGGCCACGACCTTGCCCTTCTGGGGCTTCTCCTTGGCCGTGTCGGGGATGAACAGTCCGGACTTGGTCTGCTCCTCCGCCTCCAGCTGCTTGACGACCACGCGGTCGCCCAAAGGCTTGAGATCCATGTCTACCCTCCTGCTTCACGTGCTCGACTGACCGGTTCCGGGGCGCGATATCGGCTTGCGCCACGCATGAGTAGGTACCCCTCCTCGAGACGCGTTAGCACTCGCTCCCCGTGACTGCTAACGGAATCGGATTGTAGCGAGGCGCACGCGCGTATGCAAGACCTGCGCCGTACAAACGTCACACATCTGCTACGTGGCCGCTCATATCCTGGCCAAGCCGCAGGTTAGGAACGGCCTCCGCGTCGAGTGGGAGCCTGTCCCCGCGCGCGAGGCGGAAGTGCGCGGCAGCGGCGACCATCGCCGCGTTGTCGGTGCACAGATCCAGCGGCGGCACGCTCAGGCGCACCCCCTTGGCCCCGAGCGCGGCGGCGAGCGACTCGCGCAAGCGAGCGTTGGCGGCCACACCGCCGGCGAGGCAGAACGTCCGCACGCCGAGTTCCTCGGCCGCCCGCACCGCTTTCGCCACCTGCACGTCCACGACAGCCGCCTCGAACGAGGCGGCGATGTCCGCCACGGCGAGATCACGGCCGGCGGCACGCTCCTTCGCGATGTGCGTGACGACGGCCGTCTTGAGACCGGAGAGTGAGAAATCGAAGTCACCCGAGCGCAGCATCGCGCGCGGGAACGGGATCGCCTCGGAGTCGCCTTGCTGCGCCAGCCGCGAGATCGCCGGACCGCCCGGATAACCTAGTCCGAGCGCCTTCGCGACCTTGTCGAACGCCTCCCCCGCCGCATCGTCGAGCGTGCTGCCGAGGGTGCGATACTCGCCCCAGGCCGGCACGTGGACGAGCGACGTGTGGCCGCCGCTCACAAGGAGCGCCACGAGCGGCGGCGCCACCGTCGGATCGGCGAGCAGGTTCGCGAAGATGTGCGACTCGAGGTGGTTCACCCCCACGAGCGGAAGCCCGGTCGCGAACGCGAGCCCCTTCGCGTATGCCACCCCGACCACGAGCGCGCCCACGAGCCCTGGACCGTGTGTCACGGCCAACCCGTCGAGTTCGCCCAGGCGCACCCCGGCGCGGGAGAGCGCCTCGTCGACGACGGCGACGATCGCCTCTGTATGCTTGCGGGACGCGATCTCCGGGACGACCCCGCCGAAGCGTGCGTGGAAGTCGACCTGGCTCGCGACCACGCTCGACAGCAAGTCGGTGCCGTCGCGCATGACCGCCGCGGCGGTCTCGTCGCACGACGTCTCGATGGCCAGCAACAGCTCACCTCTCGGCAGGTCCGCCGAATCCTTCGCAAGAGACAGGAGCGCGCGGTCCCCCCGCGCGGAGATCGCATCGAGCGCCGCACTCGACTCCTGTCCCGCAAGGTCGCCGGTCCACATTATGAGCGCGTCCTCGTGCGTGTCGGGGTAGTACCCCGTGCGGATCCCCTCTGTGATGAAGCCCGCCTCGCGGTAGAGCGCGACCGCGGCGTCGTTGCTCGGACGCACCTCGAGGGTGAGCCTGCTCGCACCGCGCGAGCGCGCCTCGACGGCGAGGTGCGCGAGCAGCGCCGAAGCCAGACCCTCGCGACGGAACGCCGGCGCTACGGCGAGATTCAGCAAGTGAGCCTCGTCATCAAGGACCATGATCCCGCCGAAGCCGAGAAGGCGTCCGTCCGCCTCCAGAACCGCCCAGTAGCGCGTGTCGGTCAGCGCGAGTTCCTCGCGGAACGACGCCCGCGACCACGGCATCGTGAAGCTCGACTCCTCGACCCTGAGCACGGAGTCGAGGTCGGCCGAGGTCATCTCCCTGACCAGCACGCTCACGGTCCCACCGCCCCTGGACCGGCGACCCCGCTCTGGGGAGGACGTTCCCGGGAAGCCTGCCTGGAGGGCTCGCGCTCCTCGGCGTCGGCGAGTCTCGTGTAGATGGGGAGCAGCGCGCCGGGCTCGCCCTCCCCGGCCACCACGCCGCGAGCATGCGCCTCGGCGAGAAGCGCGCGTCCCGTCGGATACCACCGCTCGCGGTCGACGACTTCGACGCGCCCAGCCAGAGCCTCGCGAAAGACCGCCTCGTGCTTGGCGAGGCCGTCCCCCGCGAGCAACATCGCGCCGTCCGTCTCCGCCGCCCAACGCGAAGCCGTCTCCAGCGGCCGCTCGACGAGATCGACGCCGATCCGCCGGACGTCTCCGCCTTCGAGCCGGAACAGCGCCGGATAGACTTCTCCCCGCATGGCGTCGCCGACGATGCCGAGCATGCCGCCATTCCCGGCGAGCCCCCGCGCGACGGCATCGAGGGTGCCGACGCCGTAGAGCGGGACCCCGAGACCGTGAGCGAGGCCCTTCGCGGTCGCCACGCCGATGCGTACGCCGGTGAACGAGCCGGGGCCCCGCCCGACGACGACGCACTCGAGGTCGGCCGGCGTGAGGCCCGCTTCCGCGAGGAGATCGCGCAGACCGGGCAGTAGGTTCGACAGTGCCGCCCGCGGAGCCATTCGGTCGCTCTCCGCGAGGATCTCGACGTCCCCAGGTTCACCAGGCTCCGGAAGCCGGCCGACGGCGATGGCGAGCTGCTCGGTCGCGGTGTCGAAGACCGCGGTCAGCTTCACGCGGCACCGCCCGCAGCGTCCCCGGCGGCGGCGACCCACGCCCTCGCCAACGCCATCGCCCGCGGACCGGTCGGCCGCAAGCAGAGTCGGCGGGAGGTCTCGCCCGCAAAGCTTATCTCGACCGAAAGGTGATCGTCGGGCAGCGCCTCGGGGAAGCGATCTCCCCATTCGATCAGACTCACGCCGCCGGACTCGAGCGTCCCGCGGAAGTCGATGTCCTCGAGCTCGTCCGCGTCCTCGAGCCGATACAGGTCGAGGTGGAAGAGTGTGAGTGCTCGGCCGGGGTGCACCAGGAGGATGTTGAACGTCGGGCTGGTCACGGGCTCCTCGACTCCCATCCCGCGCGCGACCCCCTTCGCCAGACATGTCTTCCCTGCGCCCAGATCCCCGCACAGCGAGACGACGTCGCCGGGCTCCACCAGGCGAGCGAGCGCTTCACCGGCACGCTCGGTCGCCTCGGCGCTGCGACTGCCGATGACGAGCGGCTCGCCGCTCACCCCAGCGCCCTGTCCAGCACGACCCGTAGACGCTTGAAGTCGTCGAAGAGCACGTCCCGCTTGTCGGGCGAGTAGAGCGCGGCCGCAGGATGGAAGATCGGCACGACCTGACGCCCGTCCACCTGGTAGAGCCGCCCCCTGAGCGACGAGATCGGCGCGTCCGTGTGGAGCATGTAGCGCGTCGCGAAGTTACCGAGCGTCGCTACGACCACGGGGTCTATCAGGCGCAGCTGCTCGGCGAGGAACGGGGTGCACGTGGCGATCTCCTCCGGGAGCGGGTCCCTGTTGTTCGGCGGACGGCACTTGAGCACGTTCGCGATGTAGACCTCCGTCCGCCGCAGACCGATGCTGCCGAGCAGCTCGTCGAGGAGCTTCCCCGCTGCGCCCACGAACGGCTCACCCTTCAGGTCCTCGTTGCGGCCCGGCGCCTCTCCCACGAAGACGAGACGCGCGCCCGGGTCTCCCACGCCGAAGACGAGCCGGGTGCGAGTGGATCCGAGGGGACAGCGGTGGCAATCGCCGATGTAGCCGCCAAGGGCCTCGAGATCGGGATGAGAGAGATCGGTCACGGACGGCCTCACAGCCAAGTCGTGACGTCCTGGAGCGGCCGCCGCGACGGCTTGCCCGCCGACTCCGCCGAGTAACCGACGGGCAGGATCGCCACGGGCGCGATCGGGTGGGGTATCTCCAGCGCCTCGCGCACCGCACCCTCGTCGAACGCTCCGATCCAACAGGAGGCGAGACCGCGATCCACGGCCGCGAGCAGGATGTTCTCGACGGCGGCCGCACTGTCCTGTATCGCATAGAGCATCTCGCCGCGGTCACCGTATCGCGCCGCGCAGGGACGCGGGTCGACGCACACGACGATCACGACCGGGGCCGCGGTCGCCCAGCGCTGCGTCAGCGCGCCGGCAAGCCGCTCGCGAGTGTCGAGCGAGCGGACCACGTAGAACCGCCACGGCTGGATGTTCCCGGCCGTCGGAGCGCTGACGGCGGCGGCCAGCAACTCCGCGACGTCCTCCTCGCTCACTGCGAGCTTGGGGTTGAAATGGCGCACGCTGCGCCGCTTCGCGATAACCTCGGCGAACTCCACGGCGGCCCCTTAGCCTCTTAAGCCGCCTGACGCGGCACGGGTGCGTGTCCCGCCCTGCCCACACACTTCCACGCACGGGACATCTCCATTCTAGCGCAGCGCGGCAGGAACCCTGCCGCGCGTGGCGAATCCAACGGACAAGGGGGTGGGACGGAGAATGAGCAGCCAGCGGCCCGACATCACTGACGAGGACATTGGAATGCGCGCGCTCGAGCTCCGCCGCGAGCGGGCGGTCGAGTACGCGGTCGACCGGCTCCGGCGTGGAGCGGCCGAGCGGTGGCGGACACTGGACCCGGCGGACTACGAGCGCTTGACTTGGTTGCTCGGGGAGCTGTGGTCGTTCGTCACCCACTCGGAGTGGAACGACCTGCACTTCTCCGGCGCGAGCGGCGCGGACATCGACCGTCTTCTCGAGTTCGCGGCCGAACTGCGCGCGGGAACCCGGCCCACCGATGCCGTGCTCTCGGAGGCCGAAGGGGTCGTCCGTAAACAGGATTAGATCAGCCGGCGGCCGCGGCCGCCACGCGGGCGGCTTTCGAGCGCTCTATCTGCTTCTTGACCTTCTTTAGGCGGAACAGGTCCTCGCGTGCGCGTTCGTCCAGCGTCATCTGGATCGCGCGGACCTGTTCGCTCAGCGTCGGGATGGTGACCTGTTCGAGCGCGTTCACTCGTCGGCTCGTCTTCTGTATCTCCTCGCCGAGACGCTTCAACCGCGTCTCGATGTCCGCATACTCGATGATGGCGTCGAGGATCTTCTCGAACTTGTCGGCCGCCTCGTCGATGCGTGACGAGACGCCGGTGACGGCGTAACCACGCGTGAACGACGTCCGCAACGGGCTCTCGGACTTGTTCACGACCGGCACGGCGACGCCCATGATCTTCGTGCCGGTCATGCCGACCTTGATCGTCCCCTTGCCGGCCATCGCCGCGGAACGCACGGTCACGCCGCCGTCGACCGCTTTCGCGACGGTGAGGCTGAACTGCGCGTTACGCGACATCTGTTCGAGACTGCCCGACAGGCGCAGGGTCTCATCCATGACCGCCATGAACTCGATGAGCAGCGCGTCGCGCTTCTGCTTGAGCAGTTCCATGCCCTGTTTGGCGAGCTGGATCTGCCCCTTGCGCTCGAGCAGCTCGGAGCGTGTCGGGCGGACCTCCTCCACGCGTCAGTCCTCCTCGGCGTCCTCGGGCGCGCCCGCGTCCGGGGCCGCGGCCGTCTCCTCGGCGTCCGCCTGCTCGGCGGCAGCCGTCTCCGGCATGTACTTCCCGATGAAGTCGCGCACGCGCTTGAGTTCGCCGACCGGAAGACTCGACAGGAGTTCCCACCCTATGGCCAGCGTCTCCTCGATGGTGCGGCCCTCATCGCCCTGACCGACGACGCGATCCTCGAACATGTCGGCGAACCGCAGATAGCGACGGTCGGTCTCGGACAACGCCTCTTCGCCGACGATGGCGACGAGGCGGCGCAGGTCGCGGCCCTGTGCGTACGCGGCGTAGAGCTGGTTCGCCACGCCACGGTGGTCCTCACGCGTCTTGCCCTCGCCGATACCGAGGTTCATGAGCCTCGAGAGACAGGGCAGCGTGTCGATCGGCGGGTAGACGCCGCGCCGATGCAGCTGGCGCGAGAGTACGATCTGCCCCTCCGTGATGTACCCGGTGAGGTCGGGGATCGGGTGAGTGATGTCGTCGTCGGGCATGGTGACGATCGGCAACTGCGTGACCGAGCCCGGACGGCCCTTGATGCGGCCGGCGCGCTCGTAGATGGTCGAGAGGTCGGTGTACATGTAGCCGGGGTAGCCACGGCGACCCGGGACCTCTTCGCGGGCGGTCGAGACCTCGCGCAGCGCCTCGCAGTAGTTCGTCATGTCGGAGAGGACTACGAGC from Coriobacteriia bacterium encodes:
- a CDS encoding ATP-binding protein yields the protein MNAEQLERLVEGHETQTLELKENIVKPSELADYFMQFANAQGGFVVFGMTHDRPPRFSGKIKSVGQAELDSISRAARECMRPPLDLVRVEVVPDPESGAYAILMEVPDSPTLHQHINGSLARRRGGEREAIYLDQEPSHVAAKTEIEYELREVSGTALADVDEAAVGMYKESVLERNPDSLVSHASDEEVLRGLGAIVRGPGSDALTVLGAVFFARDPQALVPQSKVLFVQFPGKSIAQPGAGGVYIHSEEVEGTIPAIIDRTERLLTDRLSMAVLADGFRVKKLPAVPRFALREAIVNALCHRDYALAGGTVHVRLFADRIEIQSPGGLPYPITLENIVTESYARNPRTADVLRALGYVERHGIGIDNMIRAMDEAHLPRPEFKDAATSFTVTLRLHAFLDEEAHAWLEGLGAHGLPEDQQRILVTAARDGRVVNSDVQSLNFVDGPEATRQLQALVRRGLLTQHGTRGAACYTVAGQKAVADLRERYSEHVLDELASIQITVLEVVYQSGRAKASDVVDAVDMDRRHIQRALAALVEKGMLVRHGKSVSDPSAFYEINADYQPPDSSQRSLF
- the groL gene encoding chaperonin GroEL (60 kDa chaperone family; promotes refolding of misfolded polypeptides especially under stressful conditions; forms two stacked rings of heptamers to form a barrel-shaped 14mer; ends can be capped by GroES; misfolded proteins enter the barrel where they are refolded when GroES binds), with amino-acid sequence MAKDIRFDEEARRGLEAGVNKLADAVKVTLGPRGRYVVLEKKFGAPTITNDGVTIAKEIELDDPLENMGAMLIKEVATKTNDVAGDGTTTATLLAQVIVHEGLRNVAAGANPLAIKRGIEKAVEAVVAEIKGNAKDIEDKDEIAQVGSISAADETIGAKIAEAMEVVGKDGVITVEESQTFGIDIETVEGMQFDKGYISPYMITDPDRMEAVLSDPLILIANQKISNLQDLLPVLEKVMQAGKQLLIIAEDVEGEALPTLILNKLRGTFTCVAVKAPGFGDRRKRMLEDIAIVTGGQVVSEELGTKLESVTLEVLGRAKTVKITKENTTIIDGAGKEADIKGRINQIKVEIENSDSDFDKEKLQERLAKLSGGVAVIKVGAATEVELKEKKHRIEDALQATRAAVEEGIVPGGGVALTDAAKVLDALKVDEDEAIGVRIIRKALDEPLKMIASNAGFEGSVVAEKVKTLKKGHGLNAATGEYGDLVKMGVIDPVKVTRSALQNAASIAALILITETTVSDVKEKDSGAAAAAMGGGMGGGMY
- the groES gene encoding co-chaperone GroES encodes the protein MDLKPLGDRVVVKQLEAEEQTKSGLFIPDTAKEKPQKGKVVAVGEGKWDEDGKKRIAVDVKVGDVVIYSKYGGTEIKIDGEDYLILRADDVYAIVKG
- a CDS encoding DUF4238 domain-containing protein; this translates as MKPRSNQPKKHHYVPCVLLSRFGDGEGRNTLIWVWDKQTGKVRRTSVNDAAHEKHLYRVPREDCALIADLPGMRSLPEEYQGELGWEHMFADIEGIFGTLLDSMSENLRIPERGSDDWRFLLHTFFLLSARTPAKMEEARVVGELTLNMFAQLEVNRSDDPEREAPRYEMPFRENSHILLAHTLLSMEPVVALLAERNWSLRVVNDPANFILTDYPVSYSFARPSRNEFDSAAPATKNTLATLPLSRNMLLVGEFEVPSGMRMGDARWVGYQNNLAFTLAERFLFTREDRFDCLTDFERLPAYASIYGSEERLVTITPELFRSMHEKGALEKPVRMTVNGQLPQDYRLS
- a CDS encoding glycosyltransferase, with protein sequence MRIAMLCDMYKPHQSGVTNHIDLNKGSMEAAGHEVFVLTFGDLDHRDEERNVLRSPGVPWGRTGYRFGLGYSRAARQVLRTADVAHVHHPFMSGRFALRECVPRSIPIVFTNHTRYDLYSDAYAAFVPKAIRRAYVLGYLRRFCSRIDLTIAPSPGIAAWLRESGVTGRVEVVPNSVDTRPFCEADRAAARAGLGIGDDETVVCYHGRLGPEKDITTLLGCFGAASKRVDGLTLLLVGDGPERTRLEAYARGTGLAGKVRFTGAIPYPKMPGVLAAADFAATASVTEVHPLTVIEAMATGLPVVGVVSPGVSDTVEDGTTGLLVAPGDPVALAGAIERLASDAGLRAAMGGRAREAAAAYDVARTSAVVLERYAELVRAKRR
- a CDS encoding nucleotidyltransferase domain-containing protein, whose protein sequence is MGPVAVEERRLGEATKRLVAEFHPEKVYLFGSRAWGRATEDSDYDFAVIVAESDDTPIRRAQRAHRALSGLEFPTDILVKTHAEFERYSKVHASIECQVLEEGLLLYG